A segment of the Streptomyces sp. NBC_00376 genome:
TGGGCGCGGGCCTCGTCCATGGTGTCGCGGCGGCCCTGCACCACCAGCGCGACGGCCCCCGCCGCGATGAGCAGCAGCACGAGCCCGACGACGAAGACGAAGACCTGGCCGGCCACGGTGTGCAGGCTGAACAGGTAGCGCAGCTCACGGCCCGGGGACCAGCGGGTGTGGTCCCGGCCGGACTGCGCGGGCGCCTGTTGGCCCAGGCCTCCGCCATCGTGCCGATGTGATCGCCGGGCGGAGCGTCGCAGCCGCGCCCGGAATCGGCCGATACCAGACATAACTTCAGGTCTAGCATGAATCGCACCTGCCCGAGCGTTGCCGGTAGCCGGTCAGCGGCTCAGAACCCGCCCCCGTCGAATCCTCCGCCGCCCCCGAAGTCACCTCCTCCTCCGAAGCCTCCGCCGTCGAAGCCCGAATCGAAGCCGGAGGGGTCGAAGTCGGCCCCGGAGAAGTCTCCGCCGCTCCAGTCCCCGCCGGAGCCGAAGTCGCCGCCGCCGTACTCCGCCGCGTACGCGGGGCTCGACAGCATGGAGCCGAGCGCGGTGCCGACGAGCAGACCGGGGAGCAGCCCGCCGCCGAAGTAACCGCCCGCCCACGGACCGTACGCCGGGCCCGCCTCCCAGTACGGGCGGCGGCCGTCGCCGGTCTCGACGGTTCGGCTCAGCGGCTCCTCGCCCGCGCGCAGCCGGACCTCGTCCGCCGCGCAGACCGGGACCTCGCGTGCCGTTCCGCCGGACGGGGACCACCGGACGTCGGTGACCGAGGGGCCGTGGCGCGGGTCGAAGAAGCACGGCGGACGCCGGTCCGGCAGCTCGCCGCCGGTCCGGCGGGCCTCCAGGACGGCGAGGGAGAAGCGGCCGTCCTCCAGCGCCCGGGTGACCCCGCGCACGTCGGACGGGCGGCGGGCCTTCGACATGCGAGACTTCGCGGTCTCGTACGAGTCGAGCGCCCGCTCGTAGTCCGCCCGCATGACGTCGTCGGCGCCCGCCTCGGCGGGGTGGAAGTCCAGCCGGTCCAGGGTTTCGCCGTACGCGGTGATGTCCTCGTCCACGACGACCCGGAGCCTGTCGAGCGCGGCCCGCTCCTCGGCCTCCTTGCGCCTGCGGTTGCGGCGGACGAGCGCGTAGGCCGTGCCGCCGCCCAGCACCAGGACCGCGCCGACCGTGATCAGCCCGACGGCGGACGACGATCCGCCGCCGGACGAGCCGCCCCAGGAGGCGGGGGCGCTGCCCCGGGCCTGTTCCACGGCCCGGTCGACGAAGGCGTTCAGCTGGGTCGCGGCGTCGGTGCCCGTGCCGGGCGCCTTCACAGCGGCGGTGAGGTTGTGGACCGCCCGGGTGGACATGACCTGGGGGTCGGCGCCGGCGTCGAAGCCGTTGCCGAGGCGGACCGCGTAGACGCCGGTGATTCCGGTGTCGGTGCGCAGGGTGGCCAGCAGGGTCTTCGCGGGGAACGCGGAGGTCTGTGGCAGTACCGCCACGAACACCGGCTTGTCGGCGTCCTTGATCTTCTTCGTCAGGGCGGCGGCCTGCCCCGGTGAGAGCTGGCCGGACGCCGCCGGGTCGACGTACACCGGGCTTTTTCGCAGCGCCTGCGCGACGTCGTCGACGGTGGCCGCCCGGATCGACGACGGCGCACCGGGCGCCATGCCCAGGACGGCCGCCGCCAGGATCAGCAGCAGGCCGGCCAGCATCGCCGGGAACAGCCTGTTCCGCATAGTTCGAAGTTAACCCGGATGAGTGGTGGGTGCGACAGCCCGGCCCGCCGCGCGGCGGGTGCGCCGGCCCCGGTCCGCCGCGGGGCGGGTGCGCCGGCCCGGCCCGCCGCGCTCATCCGCCCCGGGTGAGGCGGACGATGCCGAACCGCTTGTCGTAGCCGTAGGACCACTCGAAGTTGTCCATCAGCGACCAGGCGAAGTAGCCCCGTGCGTCGGCCCCGGCGGCGCGGGCCGCGGCGACGGCGGCGATGTGGTCGGCGAGGTAGGCGGTGCGGTCGGCGTCGTGGATCTGCCCGTCCTCATGCCGAGTTCGAGTCCGTTGCCCCGGGCCGAGGCGGTCTCCGCCGGAACAGTGCCGTCAATACTTCACGCCGACATCGGTCCGTACCCATCTCCCACACAGGCAGGGCGTGTTGAGTGTTCAGCTTCTGAACGCGAGCTCTGACCCGGCCCACGCCCCGGCCCACGCCCAGGTCCGCGCCGCGGCGAACGCGATGGCGGTGATCAGGGAGAAGGGCGGAGCAGGCAATGAAGCCCGCTCCGCAACTGCCGATGTGCGGCATACCAGGTGGTGGTGCGCCCGCATACGGTCGCGTCATGCACTTCGAAGACGGCGAACCGGTGTTCAGGAAAAGCCGCTTGGGGACGAACCGCTACCGGGATTCATTCGCAGTGCTCCGGCCCCCAGGCCGGGGGTGAAGCGAATCAGGTGGTGGCGACGCGGAGCGTCGCAGATTCTTGTCTGCGGAGCAGGCCGCAGCCGCGCGCGCGGGGGCTGTTCGCGGGAATGGTGGAGGGCACGGTTCCGGTGGTGCGGGGAACGGATGTTCCCGGTGACGGCAGGTGTGCGGTCTCTCTATGCTCGGCCCATGCAGCTTCGGTACACCTTCCGTGTGCACCCGGAGCCCGGTCAACGCGCCGCGTTGGAGCGGGCGTTCGGGTGCGCAAGGGTGGTGTTCAACGACGCACTCCGAGCCCGCCAGGACGCGTACGCGGCGAACGAGCCGTATCCGAGCGGGGCCGCACTCTCGAAGCGGCTGATCACCGAGGCGAGGCACACTCCGCAACGGGCCTGGCTGGGCGAGGCGTCCTCGGTCGTACTGCAACAGGCGCTGCGGGACGTGGAAGTTGCCTACAGGAACTTCTTCGCCTCCCTCAAGGGGAAGCGCAAGGGCCCGAAGGTCGGGGCGCCGCGTTTCAAGTCGCGCAAGGATGCCCGGCAGGCGATCCGGTTCACCGCGAACGCCCGCTGGAAGATCACCGGCCGGGGACGGCTGGCGCTGCCGAAGATCGGCGAACTTCGGGTGACCTGGTCGAGGGTGCTGCCCGTGACCCCCTCCAGCGTCACCCTCATCAAGGACGCGGCGGGCCGGTACTTCGCCTCCTTCGTCATCGACACCGATCCCGACACCGACCGGGCCCGGTGGGAGGCTCCCGACCCGGACCGCGCGATCGGCATCGACCTCGGGCTGACGACCTTCGCGGTCCTCTCGGACGGCACGAGGATCGCCTCCCCGAGGTTTCTGCGCCGGGCGGAGAAGAAACTGAAGAAGGCCCAGCAGAACCTGTCCCGTAAGAAGAAGGGGTCGAAGAACCGGGAGAAGGCCCGGCTGAAGGTCGCCCGCGCCCACGCGCAGGTCGCCGACGCGCGCAAGGAGTTCCACCACCAGCTCTCCACGAAGCTGATTCGCGAGAACCAAGCGATCGCGGTGGAGGACCTGGCGGTATCCGCACTCGCGCGCACCCGGCTGGCCAAGAGCATCCATGACGCGGGCTGGTCCCAGTTCGTGAACATGCTCGAATACAGGGCGAAACGGTACGGGCGGGTGTTCGTGAAGATCGGCAGGTTCGAACCGACCAGCCAGATCTGCTCCGCCTGCGGCCACCGCGACGGCCCCAAACCCCTCCACATCCGGGAATGGACCTGCCCGGCCTGCGGGGCAGTCCACGACCGCGACCACAACGCCTCGAAGAACGTGAAAACGGCCGCCGGACTGGCGGTAACAGCCTGCGGAGCGAAGGTAGGACCAG
Coding sequences within it:
- a CDS encoding RNA-guided endonuclease InsQ/TnpB family protein — protein: MQLRYTFRVHPEPGQRAALERAFGCARVVFNDALRARQDAYAANEPYPSGAALSKRLITEARHTPQRAWLGEASSVVLQQALRDVEVAYRNFFASLKGKRKGPKVGAPRFKSRKDARQAIRFTANARWKITGRGRLALPKIGELRVTWSRVLPVTPSSVTLIKDAAGRYFASFVIDTDPDTDRARWEAPDPDRAIGIDLGLTTFAVLSDGTRIASPRFLRRAEKKLKKAQQNLSRKKKGSKNREKARLKVARAHAQVADARKEFHHQLSTKLIRENQAIAVEDLAVSALARTRLAKSIHDAGWSQFVNMLEYRAKRYGRVFVKIGRFEPTSQICSACGHRDGPKPLHIREWTCPACGAVHDRDHNASKNVKTAAGLAVTACGAKVGPEPVLAQREETGSHGITYPHRAAQRHSNR